One Olleya sp. Hel_I_94 genomic window, AAATATTTGTGATAAATCCCGATTCGAGGCATTTTTTAAAAAGCACTCAAAAAGCTTACATAGCTTTTTATATTTCAAGTTTGGAGACCGTTTAAATCCCGAAGACAAAACCCAAGAAGCCTTTATAAAGCTTTGGGAAAATTGTAAAAAAGTAAGTCCTGAGAAAGCTAAAAGTTATGTTTTTACAATTGCAAACAACTTAATGCTAAATGAGGTTGCACACCAAAAAGTAGTCCTAAAACACCAACAGACAAAAACAACACATCAAACAAATGTATCTCCAGAATTTTTAATGGAGGAAGATGAATACCGTAAAAAGCTAGAAAAAGCTATAGCTAATTTAACTGAGGCTCAACGGATTGCCTTTTTAATGAATCGTGTAGAAGGTAAACGTTTTAAAGAAATTGCTGCACTTTTGGACATTAGTACCAAAGCTGTAGAAAAACGCATTTATGGTGCCTTAAAAAAATTAAGACAAGAGATAGATGGGTTATAAATTTTATTTTTTTACCTAAGGGTAGGAATTTTCCGGATGGTCTTGTTATATAGTTAGATTAAAGTTATGAATAAAGAAGTACTAATATTAAAATGGTTGGACAACGACCTAACTCCTCAAGAACTTGAAGCGTTTAAAGCGCTTGAGGACTATGAGGCTATAGTAAAATTATCTAATTACAGTCAAGGGTTTAAAGCGCCAGAGTTTAACACTGACCAGGCTTTAAAAACAATTCTTACCAGTATTGAACAACCACCAAAAAGACAAACTAATTGGCTATCTCCTTTTCTTAAAATTGCAGCTATTTTAGCAATATGTTTTGGCGCCTATTATTATACCACAACGTTAGACACCACTATTAATACATATTATGCAGAAAAGTCATTAATCCAACTACCTGACCACTCTGAAGTTAATTTAAATGCGTTATCTAAAATCACCTATAATCCAAAACAATGGGCAAACAATACACGCAGTCTTAAATTAGAAGGCGAAGCCTTTTTTAAAGTTAAAAAAGGAAGCTCCTTTAATGTTGTTACAACATCAGGAATAGTAACCGTTTTGGGAACAGAATTTAATGTTAAGCAACGTCAAAATTATTTTGAAGTTACCTGCTATGAAGGCATAGTTAATGTGACTTTTAACAGTGCTGAAACAAAATTAAAAGCAGGAGATTCCTTTTTAATAATTAACAATAAGCCTATTGAGCGGTTAACTTTAAATGCAAAAAAACCAGATTGGCTAAACAGTCTAAGTAGTTTTATTAGCGTACCTTTAAGCGAAGTTTTAGACGAGTTTGAAAGACAGTATAATGTAAAGATTGATGCTAAAACGATTAAACAAGACGAATTGTTTTCGGGTAAGTTTACACACAATGACATTAATATTGCATTACAGTCCATAACACAACCACTACAATTACGCTATAAAAAAGTTAACAAAACCATTATTTTAACGCGTGAATAAATCGTTAAAAAAGACTCTATTATTAATTATTGCATTAGCCTTTAGCTTTTCTTTTTATGCCCAAACTAAAAAACTACCTTTATTGGATGTCCTATCTACAATAGAGTATCAGTATAAAGTTAGTTTTTCTTATGCAGACAAAGTAATTAAGGGTGTTTTTGTGACGTTTGATAGCAAGGATTCTTTGGATGATATGTTATCAAAAATAGAACTCCAAACTGATATAAAATTCAACAAATTAGACGACCATTTTATTACCGTTACAGGCAATATAAATGGTTTTTCTTTTCAAAAATTAGACGAAATTACTATCTCTAATTACTTAACCACTGGTATTAACAAAAACAAATCTGGTCATATAACCATATCACCAAAATCCTTTGAAATTTTACCTGGTTTAATTGAACCTGATATATTACAAACCATACAAGCCATACCTGGTGTTTTAAGTGTAGATGAAACCGTATCTAATATTAATGTTAGAGGAGGAACACATGATCAAAACCTTATTTTATATGATGGAATAAAAATGTATCAATCAGGACACTTTTTTGGATTAATCTCGGCTTTTAATCCGTATTTAACAAAACATGTCTCTGTAATAAAAAATGGAACAAGCGCGCGATTTGGTGACGGAATTAGTAGTATGATTGACATGAAATTATCGGATAATATAGATGCCGATTTTAGCGCTGGAATAGGCATAAATATGATTACTGCAGATGGTTTTGCTATTATACCATTAACACCAAAAACACAACTACAATTAGCAACTAGACGCGCTATTACTGATATACTAAATACACCAACGTATAATCAATATTTTAAACGTGTGTTTCAGGACTCTGAAGTGTCTAACACAGAACATTCGTTTAAAGACAATCAAACCTTTAGGTTTAGTGATATCTCATTAAAACTCTTACACAATATTACAGAAAAAGATAAATTACGTTTTACATTATTAAATGTATTTAATCAATTAGATTTTGAGGAGTCCTCAAATAGTGATGCCTCAGTAAATAACAGTAATCAACTAAAACAACAAAACAGAGCATCTGCTATACAATATCAACATATTTGGAATAACAAATTCAACACCACAATTAAAGGGTATTACTCAAATTACGATTTAAGATCTTCGGATTATGATATGGCAAATAACCAACGTTTAATACAAGAAAATAAAGTAGTTGATACTGGTTTTAATATTGATGCTTACTATGATTTTAATACCTATTTTTCAATTAATGTAGGTTATCAATTTAACGAAGTTTCGGTAAGTAATTTAGAAGAAACAAATGACTCTTTTTTAGATGTTAACCTAAAGCGAAACTTAACAGCACATAGTGTCTATGCCGAAACGATATTACAATCCAAAAACAAAAAATCTTTAATTAAACTAGGGTTTCGTCATAATTACTTCAAAAATTTTAAAATAGGTGTGTTAGAACCAAGGTTACATATTAGTCAACGCTTTTTAAAACATTTTAGAGCCGAACTTTCAGGTGAATATAAAAGTCAAACCACTTCACAGTTAATAGATTTACAAAACGACTTTTTAGGTGTAGAAAAGCGTCGATGGGTTTTGGCTAACAATAATACCATTCCAATTCAAAAAAGTAAGCAATTAGGTTTAGGGCTAACTTATAATAAAAACAAATTATTATTAAGTATTGAAGGCTATTATAAAACGGTTAATGGCGTGACTACCCGAAGTCAAGGATTGCAAAATCAATATCAATTTATTAATGTTAATGGAGGTTATGATGTTAAGGGTATTGATGTATTAGTTAACAAACAAATTAACCGTTTTAGTACGTGGATAGGCTATAGTTATAGCAATAATAATTATACGTTTAAAGACTTAAATAACAGTAACGCTTTCCCTAGTAATTTTGATATAAAACATCAAATTAATTATGGTAGTACGTATAGTTGGCAACAACTAAAATTAGCTTTTGGTGTCAATTGGCATTCTGGTAAACCTTACACGCAAGTCAATGACAATACGCCTATTATTAATAACACTATTAATTATAATGCACCAAACAGTAGTAGGTTAAGCTCCTATATTAGAGCAGACCTATCTGCTACATATCAATTTAAATTAGGCGAAAATAAAGCTGTTATTGGAGCGTCGGTATGGAATATTCTTAACAGAGAAAATATACTAAATACCTATTATACTATTGATAATAATCAAGTCACTACTATTGAAAACACATCATTAGGGATAACACCAAATCTTAGTTTTAGAGTTTCGTTTTAGTTTGACTTTCTGAAAAAAATCCTATAATTTCGTTAACTCTTATAATAGTCTCTATAATTTTATGAGGCTAGATAAACATTATAAAAACATATAGATACTAAAACAATTATGGAACATTTAAAAAATAGAAAAGCAATAATTACAGGAGGAAGTAAAGGTTTAGGTAAAGCTACTGCTATTGCTTTTGCTAAAGAAGGGATTGATGTTGCAATTACTGGAAGAAATGAAGCAGACTTACAAGAAACCGTTACCCAATTAAAAGCATTAGGTGTCCATGCAATTTATGCTGTTTTTGATGTAGGTAATTACGAGGCTGTTAAAGACGGAATAAAAACTATTATAGACCAATTAGGAAAAGTAGACATTTTAGTAAATAATGCAGGAATAGCTGCTTTTGGGTCTTTAAATGATATGGAAGTTGACCAATGGAGTAAAATTATTCAAACCAATGTTATGGGAATGTACTACGTAACTAAAGAGGTTTTACCATATTTAATAAACCAAAACGAAGGAGATATTATTAATATATCATCAACTGCTGGATTAAATGGTAATGCTAATACATCTGCTTATTCTGCATCAAAATTTGCTGTGATTGGCATGTCAGAGTCTTTAATGAAAGAGGTAAGAAAAAACAATATTAGAGTTTGCACTTTAACTCCAAGTACAATTGCATCTGATATGTCTATTAATTTAGGTATCGCAGATAAAAACTCTGAAGACAGTGTTTTACAACCCGATGATTTTGCAGAGTTAATTGTAGCTGGACTAAAACTACCTAGAAGAGCAATGCTTAAAAGCGCTGCATTATGGTCTACAAATCCATAAAAAATTGACAAAAAAAAAGCCTCTTTATTTAAGGAGGCTTTTTATTTATAAATATTTTAGTTTAATCCCTAATTAAAGGCATTGTGCTACATCGCAACAAACCTTCTTGTTTTGCTATTTCAGCATAAGGCACTTCTTCCACTGTAAATCCTTTGTCGCGCAACCAAGTATTAAGTCTAGTAAAGTTTTTTTCTGAAATAATAACGTCTTCAGAAATACTAAAAATATTACTATTCATGTTAAACATTTCTTCTTTAGAAATAATAAAACAATTGTCTTTTCCAAAGTAATCTAACAACCATTCATACTCAGTTTGGTCTCTAAAACCTTCTTTATGTAAAATTGCTTTATTAGTACCTATTGGTTGAAAACAACAATCTAAATGCAATGCATTATCATAAGCATTGGTTTGCGATTTATTTAAATCAAAACTTTTAACTTTTTTATGCGGAAACTGTTGTGTTATATAATCTACTCCTGCTTGATTTGTTCTAGCTACGATATAGTCTGAATAATCGTCACCTCTATAAGTTCCAATAAAGATATAGTCGTTGCATAGCATTACGTCTCCTCCTTCAATGTGTACTTCCACTGGTGGACGTATCACTTTTTTAGGATCTATTGTATCAATTAAGTATTGAATAGCATCTAATTCATTTTCTCTTTCGGGTAGTATGTTTGCTTTTATAAAAACATCATCAATTACAAAAGCAATATCTCTAGCAAAAATCTGATTGCAATCCTTTATTAATTCTGGTCTGTAAACTTTTACATCGTATTTTTCAAAAATCTTAGCTACAGACTCCATTTCATTGACCATATCTGCTTCAATTGGGTAAGTACCTGCTTTGATATGCAAATACGATTTTGGGTCGTATGCTTCTTCTAGTTTTGGTGTTGGACCATTACTAACTGCTGTTCCTAAAACGACTGCTCTTAATCTAGAGGTTTCGTTTTTTACGTTTAGTTTTAACATAAAGTAAAGATATAAAAAAGCTCCATAATGATTTATGAAGCTTTTTTTAATATTAATAATTGAAATCTATCTTTCAGAAATTGATTTGAAAGACCTTAAGTTTTCTCCAATATATATTTGTCTTGGACGTCCAATTGGCTCCTTACGGTTACGCATTTCTTTCCATTGTGCAATCCAACCTGGTAAACGTCCTAAAGCGAACATAACGGTAAACATTTCTGTTGGGATTCCCATACCTCTATAAATAATACCAGAATAGAAATCTACGTTAGGATATAATTTACGATCTACAAAATATGAATCGCTTAAAGCTTCTTCTGCTAATCCTTTAGCAATATCTAATACAGGATCATCGATTCCTAAATCTCCTAAAACTTCATCAGCAGCTTTTTTAATGATTTTTGCTCTTGGATCAAAGTTTTTATATACCCTGTGTCCAAAGCCCATTAAACGGAAAGGATCTTCTTTATCCTTAGCTTTAGCCATATATTTTTTAGTGTCTCCACCATCTTCCTTAATTGCTTCAAGCATCTCTAAAACTGCTTGGTTTGCTCCACCATGTAATGGTCCCCAAAGTGCTGAAATACCTGAAGATAAAGATGCAAATAAACCTGCGTGAGATGATCCTACTATTCTAACTGTAGATGTAGAACAGTTTTGCTCATGATCTGCATGTAAAATTAATAACTTATCTAAAGCATTAACTAGGATTGGATTTTGTGTATAGTCCTGATTAGGTTTTTTAAACATCATTTTAAGGATGTTTTCAACATAGCCTAAGTTATCATCTCCATAATCTAATGGTAAACCTTTTTGCTTACGCATTGTCCATGCTACTAACACCGGAAATTTACCCATAATTTTACATACAGTATTGTACATATCCTCTTCTGAGTCTACGTTTACCGATGAAGGGTTAAATGCTGTTAAAGCACTTGTTAAAGAAGAAAGGACACCCATTGGATGTGCTGACTTAGGAAATGCATCTAAAATTTTCTTTACATCGTCATCAACAACTGACTGCTCCTTAATATCTTTTTCAAATTTACTAAGTTGCTCTTTAGTTGGTAATTCACCAAAAATTAATAAAAACGCTACCTCAAGGAAATCTGCTTTTTCAGCTAATTCTTCAATAGAATAACCTCTGTATCTTAAAATTCCTTTTTCTCCATCTAAAAAAGTAATAGCACTCTCACATGATCCTGTATTTTTATAACCTGGATCAATAGTTGTCACACCACCTGTAACAGCTCTAAGATTTTTGATATCTATTCCTATTTCATTTTCAGTACCTACAATTAAGGGAAATTCGTGTTTTTCTCCATTAATTTCAAGCGTTGCTTTATTTGACATGTATATTGATTTAATGTATGTTTATTAGAATTGTAAATTTACAAAAACTATAACGATTTAGAAAGGGTATTTATAATGGTTTTAACAATTTTAATATAGGTTTAATTTATCAATATGAATAAAACTAAAAAAGCCTTTCAACTTACGCTGAAAGGCTTTGTATTTAGAATAGTAAATTACTTATCTTTTAATCTTGAATGCTTTATCTTTTGGATAGTATGCTACTTCTCCTAATTCTTCTTCAATACGAAGTAATTGGTTGTATTTAGCCATACGATCACTACGCGATGCAGAACCTGTTTTTATCTGTCCACAATTAAGTGCTACTGCTAAATCTGCAATGGTATTATCCTCAGTCTCTCCTGATCTATGAGACATTACTGAAGTATAACCTGCGTTATGAGCCATATTTACAGCAGCAATAGTTTCGGTTAAAGTACCAATTTGATTTACTTTTATTAAGATAGAATTAGCAATATCTTCTTTTATTCCTCTTGATAATCTTTCTACATTGGTAACAAATAAATCATCACCTACTAATTGTACTTTATCACCAACTTGTTCAGTTAAATATTTCCAACCTTCCCAGTCGTTTTCATCCATACCATCCTCAATAGAAATAATAGGGTAATTTCTAGACAATTCTGCTAAGTAATCTGCTTGTTCTTTACTTGAACGTACTTTACCAGTTTCGCCTTCAAATTTAGAATAATCGTAGTTTCCATTAACATAAAATTCTGCAGCAGCACAATCTAGAGCAATCATTACATCGTCTCCAAGCGTATATCCTGCATTTTTAACAGCTATTGCGATAGTATCCAAAGCATCCTCAGTACCATCTAAAGTTGGTGCAAAACCACCTTCATCACCTACAGCTGTACTTAAACCTCTGTCATGTAATACTTTTTTAAGATTATGAAAAATTTCTGTTCCCATTTGTAATGCATGAGAAAAGTTTTTGGCTTTGACTGGCATAACCATAAACTCTTGAAATGCGATAGGTGCATCACTATGTGATCCTCCGTTAATGATATTCATCATTGGCACTGGTAATGTATTTGCACTAACACCTCCAATGTATCTATATAATGGCATCCCTAATTCTGCAGCAGCAGCTTTAGCAACAGCTAAAGATACTCCTAAAATAGCATTGGCACCTAACTTCGATTTATTAGGTGTACCATCTATTTTACACATTAATGTATCTACATAATTTTGTTCAAAAACATTAACTCCTAAAAGCTCTTCAGCTAGAATATTATTTACATTATCTACAGCTTTACTAACTCCTTTACCCATGTATTTAGGTCCTCCATCACGTAACTCTACAGCTTCATGTTCTCCTGTTGAAGCTCCAGAAGGTACTGCTGCTCTACCAACATAACCGTTTTCTGTTTCAACATCTAC contains:
- a CDS encoding RNA polymerase sigma factor, encoding MSKQLYKNICDKSRFEAFFKKHSKSLHSFLYFKFGDRLNPEDKTQEAFIKLWENCKKVSPEKAKSYVFTIANNLMLNEVAHQKVVLKHQQTKTTHQTNVSPEFLMEEDEYRKKLEKAIANLTEAQRIAFLMNRVEGKRFKEIAALLDISTKAVEKRIYGALKKLRQEIDGL
- a CDS encoding FecR family protein; its protein translation is MNKEVLILKWLDNDLTPQELEAFKALEDYEAIVKLSNYSQGFKAPEFNTDQALKTILTSIEQPPKRQTNWLSPFLKIAAILAICFGAYYYTTTLDTTINTYYAEKSLIQLPDHSEVNLNALSKITYNPKQWANNTRSLKLEGEAFFKVKKGSSFNVVTTSGIVTVLGTEFNVKQRQNYFEVTCYEGIVNVTFNSAETKLKAGDSFLIINNKPIERLTLNAKKPDWLNSLSSFISVPLSEVLDEFERQYNVKIDAKTIKQDELFSGKFTHNDINIALQSITQPLQLRYKKVNKTIILTRE
- a CDS encoding TonB-dependent receptor plug domain-containing protein; the encoded protein is MNKSLKKTLLLIIALAFSFSFYAQTKKLPLLDVLSTIEYQYKVSFSYADKVIKGVFVTFDSKDSLDDMLSKIELQTDIKFNKLDDHFITVTGNINGFSFQKLDEITISNYLTTGINKNKSGHITISPKSFEILPGLIEPDILQTIQAIPGVLSVDETVSNINVRGGTHDQNLILYDGIKMYQSGHFFGLISAFNPYLTKHVSVIKNGTSARFGDGISSMIDMKLSDNIDADFSAGIGINMITADGFAIIPLTPKTQLQLATRRAITDILNTPTYNQYFKRVFQDSEVSNTEHSFKDNQTFRFSDISLKLLHNITEKDKLRFTLLNVFNQLDFEESSNSDASVNNSNQLKQQNRASAIQYQHIWNNKFNTTIKGYYSNYDLRSSDYDMANNQRLIQENKVVDTGFNIDAYYDFNTYFSINVGYQFNEVSVSNLEETNDSFLDVNLKRNLTAHSVYAETILQSKNKKSLIKLGFRHNYFKNFKIGVLEPRLHISQRFLKHFRAELSGEYKSQTTSQLIDLQNDFLGVEKRRWVLANNNTIPIQKSKQLGLGLTYNKNKLLLSIEGYYKTVNGVTTRSQGLQNQYQFINVNGGYDVKGIDVLVNKQINRFSTWIGYSYSNNNYTFKDLNNSNAFPSNFDIKHQINYGSTYSWQQLKLAFGVNWHSGKPYTQVNDNTPIINNTINYNAPNSSRLSSYIRADLSATYQFKLGENKAVIGASVWNILNRENILNTYYTIDNNQVTTIENTSLGITPNLSFRVSF
- a CDS encoding 3-ketoacyl-ACP reductase; the protein is MEHLKNRKAIITGGSKGLGKATAIAFAKEGIDVAITGRNEADLQETVTQLKALGVHAIYAVFDVGNYEAVKDGIKTIIDQLGKVDILVNNAGIAAFGSLNDMEVDQWSKIIQTNVMGMYYVTKEVLPYLINQNEGDIINISSTAGLNGNANTSAYSASKFAVIGMSESLMKEVRKNNIRVCTLTPSTIASDMSINLGIADKNSEDSVLQPDDFAELIVAGLKLPRRAMLKSAALWSTNP
- a CDS encoding dimethylarginine dimethylaminohydrolase family protein gives rise to the protein MLKLNVKNETSRLRAVVLGTAVSNGPTPKLEEAYDPKSYLHIKAGTYPIEADMVNEMESVAKIFEKYDVKVYRPELIKDCNQIFARDIAFVIDDVFIKANILPERENELDAIQYLIDTIDPKKVIRPPVEVHIEGGDVMLCNDYIFIGTYRGDDYSDYIVARTNQAGVDYITQQFPHKKVKSFDLNKSQTNAYDNALHLDCCFQPIGTNKAILHKEGFRDQTEYEWLLDYFGKDNCFIISKEEMFNMNSNIFSISEDVIISEKNFTRLNTWLRDKGFTVEEVPYAEIAKQEGLLRCSTMPLIRD
- a CDS encoding citrate synthase, translated to MSNKATLEINGEKHEFPLIVGTENEIGIDIKNLRAVTGGVTTIDPGYKNTGSCESAITFLDGEKGILRYRGYSIEELAEKADFLEVAFLLIFGELPTKEQLSKFEKDIKEQSVVDDDVKKILDAFPKSAHPMGVLSSLTSALTAFNPSSVNVDSEEDMYNTVCKIMGKFPVLVAWTMRKQKGLPLDYGDDNLGYVENILKMMFKKPNQDYTQNPILVNALDKLLILHADHEQNCSTSTVRIVGSSHAGLFASLSSGISALWGPLHGGANQAVLEMLEAIKEDGGDTKKYMAKAKDKEDPFRLMGFGHRVYKNFDPRAKIIKKAADEVLGDLGIDDPVLDIAKGLAEEALSDSYFVDRKLYPNVDFYSGIIYRGMGIPTEMFTVMFALGRLPGWIAQWKEMRNRKEPIGRPRQIYIGENLRSFKSISER
- the eno gene encoding phosphopyruvate hydratase; this encodes MSIIINVHARQIFDSRGNPTVEVDVETENGYVGRAAVPSGASTGEHEAVELRDGGPKYMGKGVSKAVDNVNNILAEELLGVNVFEQNYVDTLMCKIDGTPNKSKLGANAILGVSLAVAKAAAAELGMPLYRYIGGVSANTLPVPMMNIINGGSHSDAPIAFQEFMVMPVKAKNFSHALQMGTEIFHNLKKVLHDRGLSTAVGDEGGFAPTLDGTEDALDTIAIAVKNAGYTLGDDVMIALDCAAAEFYVNGNYDYSKFEGETGKVRSSKEQADYLAELSRNYPIISIEDGMDENDWEGWKYLTEQVGDKVQLVGDDLFVTNVERLSRGIKEDIANSILIKVNQIGTLTETIAAVNMAHNAGYTSVMSHRSGETEDNTIADLAVALNCGQIKTGSASRSDRMAKYNQLLRIEEELGEVAYYPKDKAFKIKR